The following coding sequences lie in one Miscanthus floridulus cultivar M001 chromosome 9, ASM1932011v1, whole genome shotgun sequence genomic window:
- the LOC136479084 gene encoding NAC domain-containing protein 58-like, with translation MAAEQMEHAAPRWPNVNAPPGYRFKPTPRELIQCYLEPWVATEPGHQSPGEFYGIMAAADVYGEDPGTLASRFQHIAHDDGNWYFLSVARWKDGNASSKRMNRAVGALGTWHGSGKRIPVRGAGYRQSFEFRPAGGGKTAWLMEEFGTVRNDATGEDGVRVLCRLHLRPKAAVAAADGDDRQQQLEANDVPAPCNKRQRQLAAARQVEHHFDADYWTAAPDVGFSSSYATAAAPAPPDVGCSYATTSFHAAGAAAPLDDGSIMDSNSNAFSVLQPMCDGVQENNDPKLEPSDGVQENDDDDPKGDTDAS, from the exons atggcggcggAACAAATGGAGCATGCGGCGCCACGGTGGCCGAACGTTAACGCGCCGCCAGGGTACCGCTTCAAGCCGACCCCGCGGGAGCTGATCCAGTGCTACCTCGAGCCCTGGGTGGCCACCGAGCCCGGCCACCAGTCGCCCGGCGAGTTCTACGGCATCATGGCGGCCGCGGACGTCTACGGCGAGGACCCGGGCACGCTGGCGTCGCGCTTCCAGCACATCGCCCACGACGACGGCAACTGGTACTTCCTCTCCGTCGCGCGCTGGAAGGACGGCAACGCCAGCAGCAAGCGGATGAACCGCGCCGTCGGGGCACTCGGCACGTGGCACGGGTCCGGCAAGCGGATCCCCGTCCGCGGCGCCGGGTACCGCCAGTCCTTCGAGTTCCGCCCCGCCGGCGGCGGCAAGACCGCGTGGCTCATGGAGGAGTTCGGCACCGTCCGGAACGACGCCACCGGCGAGGACGGCGTCAGGGTGCTCTGCAGGCTGCACCTCAGGCCcaaggcggcggtggcggcggcggacggCGACGACCGCCAGCAGCAGCTCGAGGCCAACGACGTGCCGGCCCCGTGCAACAAGAGGCAGCGGCAGCTCGCGGCGGCGCGCCAGGTGGAGCACCACTTCGACGCGGATTACTGGACGGCGGCGCCCGATGTCGGGTTCTCCTCCTCCTATGCCACCGCTGCTGCGCCGGCGCCTCCAGACGTCGGGTGCTCCTATGCCACCACGTCGTTCCATGCTGCTGGTGCTGCGGCGCCG CTGGACGATGGATCGATCATGGACAGTAATAGTAACGCCTTCTCAGTTCTACAGCCCATGTGTGATGGTGTGCAAGAGAACAACGATCCGAAACTAGAGCCCAGTGACGGTGTGCAagagaacgacgacgacgatccgaAAGGCGATACTGACGCAAGTTGA